In Apteryx mantelli isolate bAptMan1 chromosome 26, bAptMan1.hap1, whole genome shotgun sequence, a single window of DNA contains:
- the PLOD1 gene encoding procollagen-lysine,2-oxoglutarate 5-dioxygenase 1 isoform X1 yields the protein MVPPAPLLLLLPLLPLPCAVLALLGAEGGGGGREAENLLVLTVATKQTEGFRRFRRSAQFFNYKVQVLGLDEEWQGGDDKKPAGGGQKVRLLKSALKEYADKEDLIILFTESYDVLFASGPTELLKKFKQAKSKVVFSAENYIYPDRRLEVKYPQVRDGKRFLGSGGFIGYAPNLNKLVEEWKGEDDDSDQLFYTTIFLDPEKRESINISLDQRSRIFQNLNGALDEVVLKFENARVRARNLLYDTLPVVIHGNGPTKLQLNYLGNYIPQIWTFETGCTVCDEGLRSLTGFKDDALPLILIGIFIEQPTPFLSQFFLRLRNLHYPKQRIQLFIHNHEQHHLTQVDSFVEEHGKEYLAIKVIGPDDEVENAEARNLGMDLCRKDPDCDYYFSLDADIVLKNTETLRILIEQNKLVIAPLVSRLEKLWSNFWGALSPDGYYARSEDYVDIVQRRRVGLWNVPYISGAYMVKANALRSELDQGDLFHSGKLDADMAFCHNVRNQGVFMYLTNRHQYGHILSLENYQTTHLHNDLWQIFSNPEDWREKYIHENYTAALKGKLVEVPCPDVYWFPIFTEAACDELVEEMEHYGQWSTGDNTDSRIQGGYENVPTIDIHMNQIGFEREWYKFLLDYIAPITEKLYPGYYTKTQFELAFVVRYKPDEQPSLMPHHDASTFTINIALNRVGIDYEGGGCRFLRYNCSIRAPRKGWTLMHPGRLTHYHEGLPTTKGTRYIAVSFLDP from the exons CAGAAAACCTGCTCGTTCTTACTGTTGCCACCAAGCAAACTGAGGGATTCAGACGCTTCAGAAGATCAGCCCAGTTCTTCAACTACAAAGTCCAG GTGCTGGGGCTGGATGAGGAATGGCAGGGTGGAGATGACAAGAAGCCAGCAGGAGGTGGGCAGAAGGTCCGTCTCTTGAAATCAGCTTTAAAGGAGTATGCAGATAAAGAAGACTTGATCATCCTTTTCACAGAAAG TTATGATGTGCTGTTTGCATCGGGCCCCACGGAGCTGCTGAAGAAGTTCAAACAAGCCAAGAGCAAAGTTGTCTTCTCAGCAGAGAACTACATCTATCCTGACAGAAGGTTGGAAGTCAAGTACCCTCAGGTGCGAGATGGAAAGCGCTTCCTGGGCTCTGGAG GCTTCATAGGCTATGCTCCAAACCTGAACAAGCTTGTGGAAGAGTGGAAGGGAGAAGACGATGACAGTGACCAGCTCTTTTATACCACTATCTTCTTGGATCCAGAAAAACGG GAAAGTATCAACATCAGTCTAGACCAAAGAAGCCGGATCTTCCAGAACCTGAATGGAGCATTAG ATGAGGTGGTTCTGAAGTTTGAAAATGCACGAGTGAGAGCAAGAAACTTGTTATATGACACTCTGCCTGTGGTGATTCATGGAAATGGACCCACCAAG CTGCAGCTGAACTACCTGGGAAACTACATTCCTCAAATATGGACGTTTGAGACTGGCTGCACTGTGTGTGATGAAGGCCTGCGAAGCCTCACAGGGTTTAAG GATGATGCGTTGCCACTGATTCTGATTGGCATTTTCATTGAGCAGCCCACTCCATTCCTCTCCCAGTTCTTCTTGCGGCTTCGTAACCTCCATTACCCAAAACAACGGATCCAGCTCTTCATTCACAACCAT GAACAACATCACCTGACGCAGGTGGACTCATTTGTTGAGGAGCACGGCAAAGAATATCTTGCCATCAAAGTGATTGGGCCAGATGATGAGGTGGAGAATGCTGAAGCACGTAACTTGGGCAT GGATTTGTGCAGAAAGGATCCTGACTGTGACTATTACTTTAGTTTGGATGCTGACATAGTTCTGAAGAACACAGAGACTCTAAGGATCCTGATTGAACAGAACAA GCTGGTGATTGCCCCGCTGGTAAGTCGGCTTGAGAAGTTGTGGTCAAATTTCTGGGgagcactgagccctgatgggtaCTATGCCCGCTCGGAAGATTATGTGGATATTGTTCAAAGGCGGAGGGT CGGGCTTTGGAACGTTCCCTATATCAGTGGCGCTTACATGGTTAAAGCCAACGCTCTGCGATCAGAACTTGACCAGGGAGATCTCTTCCACAGCGGAAAGCTGGATGCTGACATGGCTTTTTGCCACAATGTTCGGAATCAG GGAGTCTTCATGTACCTGACAAATCGGCATCAGTATGGACACATACTCTCTCTGGAGAATTATCAGACAACTCATCTCCACAATGACCTCTGGCAAATATTCAGCAATCCTGAG GACTGGAGAGAAAAGTACATCCATGAAAACTACacagcagctctgaaagggaaATTGGTGGAAGTG CCCTGCCCAGATGTTTACTGGTTCCCCATATTCACTGAGGCTGCATGTGATGAGCTGGTGGAAGAAATGGAACATTATGGCCAGTGGTCCACAGGTGACAATACG GACAGCAGAATACAAGGGGGATATGAGAATGTCCCAACTATTGACATCCACATGAACCAAATTGGCTTTGAAAGAGAGTGGTATAAGTTTCTTCTGGACTATATTGCACCTATCACAGAGAAACTGTACCCAGGATACTATACCAAG ACTCAGTTTGAGCTAGCCTTTGTAGTTCGCTACAAGCCTGATGAGCAGCCCTCTCTAATGCCTCATCATGATGCTTCCACCTTTACCATTAACATTGCTCTGAACCGAGTTGGAATAGACTACGAG GGAGGAGGTTGCCGGTTCCTGCGCTACAATTGTTCCATTCGAGCTCCACGGAAAGGCTGGACCCTAATGCATCCAGGACGCCTGACCCACTATCATGAAGGCCTTCCAACCACCAAAGGGACTCGTTATATCGCAGTGTCCTTTCTTGACCCCTAG
- the PLOD1 gene encoding procollagen-lysine,2-oxoglutarate 5-dioxygenase 1 isoform X2, translated as MVPPAPLLLLLPLLPLPCAVLALLGAEGGGGGREENLLVLTVATKQTEGFRRFRRSAQFFNYKVQVLGLDEEWQGGDDKKPAGGGQKVRLLKSALKEYADKEDLIILFTESYDVLFASGPTELLKKFKQAKSKVVFSAENYIYPDRRLEVKYPQVRDGKRFLGSGGFIGYAPNLNKLVEEWKGEDDDSDQLFYTTIFLDPEKRESINISLDQRSRIFQNLNGALDEVVLKFENARVRARNLLYDTLPVVIHGNGPTKLQLNYLGNYIPQIWTFETGCTVCDEGLRSLTGFKDDALPLILIGIFIEQPTPFLSQFFLRLRNLHYPKQRIQLFIHNHEQHHLTQVDSFVEEHGKEYLAIKVIGPDDEVENAEARNLGMDLCRKDPDCDYYFSLDADIVLKNTETLRILIEQNKLVIAPLVSRLEKLWSNFWGALSPDGYYARSEDYVDIVQRRRVGLWNVPYISGAYMVKANALRSELDQGDLFHSGKLDADMAFCHNVRNQGVFMYLTNRHQYGHILSLENYQTTHLHNDLWQIFSNPEDWREKYIHENYTAALKGKLVEVPCPDVYWFPIFTEAACDELVEEMEHYGQWSTGDNTDSRIQGGYENVPTIDIHMNQIGFEREWYKFLLDYIAPITEKLYPGYYTKTQFELAFVVRYKPDEQPSLMPHHDASTFTINIALNRVGIDYEGGGCRFLRYNCSIRAPRKGWTLMHPGRLTHYHEGLPTTKGTRYIAVSFLDP; from the exons AAAACCTGCTCGTTCTTACTGTTGCCACCAAGCAAACTGAGGGATTCAGACGCTTCAGAAGATCAGCCCAGTTCTTCAACTACAAAGTCCAG GTGCTGGGGCTGGATGAGGAATGGCAGGGTGGAGATGACAAGAAGCCAGCAGGAGGTGGGCAGAAGGTCCGTCTCTTGAAATCAGCTTTAAAGGAGTATGCAGATAAAGAAGACTTGATCATCCTTTTCACAGAAAG TTATGATGTGCTGTTTGCATCGGGCCCCACGGAGCTGCTGAAGAAGTTCAAACAAGCCAAGAGCAAAGTTGTCTTCTCAGCAGAGAACTACATCTATCCTGACAGAAGGTTGGAAGTCAAGTACCCTCAGGTGCGAGATGGAAAGCGCTTCCTGGGCTCTGGAG GCTTCATAGGCTATGCTCCAAACCTGAACAAGCTTGTGGAAGAGTGGAAGGGAGAAGACGATGACAGTGACCAGCTCTTTTATACCACTATCTTCTTGGATCCAGAAAAACGG GAAAGTATCAACATCAGTCTAGACCAAAGAAGCCGGATCTTCCAGAACCTGAATGGAGCATTAG ATGAGGTGGTTCTGAAGTTTGAAAATGCACGAGTGAGAGCAAGAAACTTGTTATATGACACTCTGCCTGTGGTGATTCATGGAAATGGACCCACCAAG CTGCAGCTGAACTACCTGGGAAACTACATTCCTCAAATATGGACGTTTGAGACTGGCTGCACTGTGTGTGATGAAGGCCTGCGAAGCCTCACAGGGTTTAAG GATGATGCGTTGCCACTGATTCTGATTGGCATTTTCATTGAGCAGCCCACTCCATTCCTCTCCCAGTTCTTCTTGCGGCTTCGTAACCTCCATTACCCAAAACAACGGATCCAGCTCTTCATTCACAACCAT GAACAACATCACCTGACGCAGGTGGACTCATTTGTTGAGGAGCACGGCAAAGAATATCTTGCCATCAAAGTGATTGGGCCAGATGATGAGGTGGAGAATGCTGAAGCACGTAACTTGGGCAT GGATTTGTGCAGAAAGGATCCTGACTGTGACTATTACTTTAGTTTGGATGCTGACATAGTTCTGAAGAACACAGAGACTCTAAGGATCCTGATTGAACAGAACAA GCTGGTGATTGCCCCGCTGGTAAGTCGGCTTGAGAAGTTGTGGTCAAATTTCTGGGgagcactgagccctgatgggtaCTATGCCCGCTCGGAAGATTATGTGGATATTGTTCAAAGGCGGAGGGT CGGGCTTTGGAACGTTCCCTATATCAGTGGCGCTTACATGGTTAAAGCCAACGCTCTGCGATCAGAACTTGACCAGGGAGATCTCTTCCACAGCGGAAAGCTGGATGCTGACATGGCTTTTTGCCACAATGTTCGGAATCAG GGAGTCTTCATGTACCTGACAAATCGGCATCAGTATGGACACATACTCTCTCTGGAGAATTATCAGACAACTCATCTCCACAATGACCTCTGGCAAATATTCAGCAATCCTGAG GACTGGAGAGAAAAGTACATCCATGAAAACTACacagcagctctgaaagggaaATTGGTGGAAGTG CCCTGCCCAGATGTTTACTGGTTCCCCATATTCACTGAGGCTGCATGTGATGAGCTGGTGGAAGAAATGGAACATTATGGCCAGTGGTCCACAGGTGACAATACG GACAGCAGAATACAAGGGGGATATGAGAATGTCCCAACTATTGACATCCACATGAACCAAATTGGCTTTGAAAGAGAGTGGTATAAGTTTCTTCTGGACTATATTGCACCTATCACAGAGAAACTGTACCCAGGATACTATACCAAG ACTCAGTTTGAGCTAGCCTTTGTAGTTCGCTACAAGCCTGATGAGCAGCCCTCTCTAATGCCTCATCATGATGCTTCCACCTTTACCATTAACATTGCTCTGAACCGAGTTGGAATAGACTACGAG GGAGGAGGTTGCCGGTTCCTGCGCTACAATTGTTCCATTCGAGCTCCACGGAAAGGCTGGACCCTAATGCATCCAGGACGCCTGACCCACTATCATGAAGGCCTTCCAACCACCAAAGGGACTCGTTATATCGCAGTGTCCTTTCTTGACCCCTAG
- the MFN2 gene encoding mitofusin-2, with product MSLLFTRSKSIFAVKKDKRHMAEVNASPLKHFVTAKKKINGIFEQLAAYINESSLFLEETHRNVELDPVTTEEQVLEVKGYLSKVSGISEVLARRHMKVAFFGRTSNGKSTVINAMLWDKVLPSGIGHTTNCFLRVEGTDGHEAFLLTEGSEEKKSVKTVNQLAHALHQDELLDAGSLVSVMWPNSKCPLLKDDLVLMDSPGIDVTTELDSWIDKFCLDADVFVLVANSESTLMQTEKQFFHKVNERLSRPNIFILNNRWDASASEPEYMEEVRRQHMERCTSFLVDELGVVDRAQAGDRIFFVSAKEVLNARIQRAQGMPEGGGALADGFQVRMFEFQNFERRFEECISQSAVKTKFEQHTVRAKQIAEDVRLIMDSVHVAAQEQRVYCLEMREERQERLGFIDKQLELLTQDYKRKIKQITEEVERQVSNAMAEEIRRLSVLVDEYQADFHPSQVVLKVYKNELHKHIEEGLGRNMSERCSNAITASLQTMQQEMIDGLKPLLPVSLRGQIDMLIPRQCFTLSYDLNCDKLCADFQEDIEFHFSLGWTMLVNRFLGPKNGRRALMGYNDQIQRPLTPANPSLPPLPQGSMTQEELMVSMVTGLASLTSRTSMGILVVGGVVWKAVGWRLIALSFGLYGLLYVYERLTWTTKAKERAFKRQFVEYAGEKLQLIVSYTGSNCSHQVQQELAGTFAHLCQQVDVTRENLEQEISAMNKKIEILDSLQSKAKLLRNKAGWLDSELNMFTHQYLQQSR from the exons ATGTCCCTGTTGTTTACTCGTTCCAAGTCAATCTTTGCAGTGAAGAAGGATAAAAGACACATGGCTGAGGTAAATGCTTCTCCACTTAAACATTTTGtcactgcaaagaagaaaatcaatGGTATCTTTGAACAGCTGGCTGCATACATCAATGAGAGCTCCTTGTTCCTGGAAG aaaCACACAGGAATGTGGAGCTTGACCCTGTCACCACAGAAGAGCAGGTATTGGAAGTCAAAGGTTACCTCTCAAAAGTCAGTGGCATTAGTGAAGTGCTGGCAAGGCGACACATGAAAGTGGCTTTTTTTGGAAG GACAAGCAATGGAAAAAGCACTGTGATAAATGCCATGCTATGGGACAAAGTCCTTCCTTCCGGGATTGGACACACCACCAATTGTTTCCTGCGTGTAGAAGGAACAGATGGGCATGAAGCTTTCCTGCTTACTGAAGGCTCAGAGGAAAAGAAGAGTGTTAAG actgtaaaccaactGGCTCATGCTCTTCATCAAGATGAACTTCTGGATGCTGGCAGTTTAGTCAGCGTTATGTGGCCCAATTCTAAATGTCCTCTCTTAAAGGATGACCTAGTGTTGATGGACAG CCCTGGCATTGATGTAACCACAGAGCTGGACAGTTGGATTGACAAGTTCTGTCTAGATGCTGATGTATTTGTACTGGTGGCAAATTCTGAATCTACGTTGATGCAAACT GAGAAACAATTCTTCCACAAGGTGAATGAACGTTTGTCTCGACCAAATATATTTATCTTAAATAACCGCTGGGATGCATCTGCTTCTGAACCAGAATACATGGAAGAG GTGCGTCGGCAGCACATGGAGCGGTGTACCAGTTTCCTGGTAGATGAGCTGGGTGTGGTGGATCGAGCCCAGGCAGGGGATCGAATTTTCTTTGTGTCAGCAAAAGAAGTGCTGAATGCCAGGATTCAGAGGGCTCAAGGGATGCCAGAAGGAG GTGGAGCATTGGCAGATGGATTTCAAGTGAGAATGTTTGAGTTCCAGAACTTTGAGAGAAGATTTGAG GAATGTATCTCTCAGTCTGCAGTAAAAACAAAATTTGAGCAGCATACAGTGAGAGCAAAACAGATTGCCGAAGATGTTCGTCTTATCATGGATTCTGTGCACGTTGCCGCCCAGGAACAGCG AGTTTACTGTCTGGAAATGCGAGAGGAACGACAGGAACGTTTAGGTTTTATTGATAAACAGCTGGAGCTCCTTACTCAAGACTACAAGCGGAAGATAAAAcagatcacagaagaagtggagAGACAG GTATCAAATGCAATGGCTGAAGAAATTAGACGGCTTTCAGTGTTGGTAGATGAATACCAAGCAGATTTCCATCCATCTCAAGTAGTTCTTAAAGTTTACAAGAAT GAGCTGCATAAACACATTGAGGAAGGTCTGGGCCGTAACATGTCCGAGCGCTGCTCCAATGCTATCACAGCTTCCCTGCAGACAATGCAGCAAGAAATGATAG ATGGTTTAAAACCCCTTCTCCCAGTCTCTTTGCGGGGCCAGATAGATATGTTAATTCCCCGACAGTGCTTCACTCTCAGCTATGATCTGAACTGCGACAAGCTTTGTGCTGACTTCCAAGAGGACATAGaatttcatttctctcttggaTGGACGATGCTGGTGAATAGGTTTTTGGGACCAAAGAATGGTCGTCGGGCCTTGATGGGCTATAATGACCAG ATTCAACGCCCTTTAACACCAGCAAATCCCAGTCTGCCTCCTTTGCCTCAGGGTTCTATGACCCAGGAAGAGCTCATGGTGTCTATGGTGACTGGACTGGCCTCATTAACTTCCCGAACTTCCATGGGGATCCTCGTGGTTGGTGGCGTG GTCTGGAAGGCTGTGGGTTGGAGACTGATTGCTCTTTCTTTTGGCCTTTATGGGCTCCTTTACGTATATGAACGTCTCACTTGGACCACAAAAGCAAAGGAGAGAGCTTTCAAACGTCAGTTTGTAGAGTATGCCGGTGAGAAGCTGCAGCTTATCGTCAGTTATACAGGTTCCAATTGCAGTCACCAAGTCCAACA AGAACTTGCTGGAACATTTGCCCATTTGTGTCAGCAAGTGGATGTCACACGGGAGAATCTTGAGCAGGAAATTTCTGCCATgaataaaaaaattgaaattttggattcactgcagagcaaagcaaaatTGCTCAG GAATAAGGCAGGCTGGCTGGACAGCGAACTCAACATGTTCACACATCAATACCTGCAGCAAAGCAGATAg
- the MIIP gene encoding migration and invasion-inhibitory protein isoform X1, with product MELEHLKKLRQANQDLLERLKIKQEEIRKRLPSKPLFPASLHKKKPTEISVPVPKRGKENQVGAVKAAADPAVLVSVEPRAHAARAALCSSLGHVMLSRNGRGEKQQQAKMQKEVGLDSSFPGKEQNVLPVSTIITYGRETSRVDRDDHVSKSPEKESFLLGHRENRKQSILLHSLQETDQLTAHRDPSLSKIQNEETSKLVLIKEPITPKSILLTSQSKELKKEAGHVTFQSEPEEYTIPANSWSARPFLGYDWIAGLLDTNSSVAEKSDQYFAELKAFRQANKEACVHEPHLEPKALDSVFPEQEPDLITSSHKCVYCYRLNQRLFTVPVDSESACPMCKIPRTYWPPETREEPAYIRVSIPRSTLMPAYKYKVHRRKSFEPADNLALPSHCLVGWENVISSSNPRLSSLDLRTSLKDKTSHHPHLVRSLVSRVSGGTRTDQLLNLAHLSHFRFSSASQQREQDKHGHYRAPPI from the exons ATGGAGTTAGAGCACCTGAAGAAGCTGCGGCAGGCCAACCAGGACCTTCTAGAAAGACTCAAAATAAAGcaggaagagatcagaaaaagacTTCCCAGCAAGCCACTCTTTCCAGCATCTCTTCATAAAAAAAAACCTACCGAAATATCTGTCCCTGTGCCCAAGAGAGGG AAGGAAAATCAAGTTGGTGCTGTGAAGGCTGCAGCTGATCCTGCAGTGTTGGTTTCTGTGGAACCCAGAGCTcatgcagccagggcagccctcTGCTCATCACTTGGACATGTGATGCTCAGCAGGAATGGCAGAGGGGAAAAGCAACAGCAAGCAAAGATGCAGAAAGAAGTAGGTTTGGATTCCAGCTTCCCTGGGAAAGAGCAAAATGTTTTGCCAGTGTCCACAATCATTACATATGGCAGAGAAACATCCAGAGTGGATAGGGATGACCATGTCTCAAAAAGTCCAGAGAAAGAATCCTTCCTTCTGGGGCACAGAGAGAACAGAAAACAGTCCATTCTCCTACACAGTCTTCAAGAGACAGACCAGCTTACAGCTCATCGGGACCCATCACTgagcaaaatacaaaatgaagagACCAGCAAGCTTGTACTCATTAAAGAGCCCATAACCCCTAAATCAATCCTGCTGACATCTCAATCCAAAGAGTTGAAG aaGGAAGCTGGTCATGTGACTTTTCAATCTGAGCCTGAAGAATACACCATCCCTGCGAATAGCTGGTCTGCACGTCCTTTCCTGGGCTATGACTGGATAGCAG GACTCCTAGATACAAACTCCTCAGTAGCAGAAAAATCTGATCAATACTTTGCTGAGCTGAAAGCATTTCGACAGGCCAACAAAGAAGCATGTGTCCATGAGCCCCACCTGGA gcCCAAGGCTCTGGATTCTGTATTTCCTGAGCAGGAACCAGATTTGATAACCAGTTCCCATAAGT GTGTTTACTGTTATCGGTTAAACCAGCGCCTCTTCACTGTCCCTGTGGATTCAGAATCTGCCTGCCCCATGTGCAAGATCCCACGAACCTACTGGCCCCCAGAGACTCGGGAAGAGCCAGCCTACATCAG GGTCAGCATTCCCAGGTCTACCCTTATGCCTGCCTACAAATATAAAGTCCATCGCAGGAAAAGCTTTGAACCTGCCGACAACCTCGCTTTACCCTCG CATTGCCTGGTTGGCTGGGAAAATGTCATCTCTTCCAGTAACCCCAGGCTCAGCAGTTTGGATCTGCGGACTTCACTGAAAGACAAGACTTCTCATCATCCTCACCTGGTAAGA AGCTTGGTGTCCAGAGTGTCAGGAGGAACCAGGACTGACCAGCTCCTAAACCTGGCCCACTTGTCACACTTCAGATTTAGCAGTGCTTCTCAGCAGAGGGAGCAAGACAAACATGGACACTACAGAGCACCTCCAATTTAA
- the MIIP gene encoding migration and invasion-inhibitory protein isoform X2 gives MELEHLKKLRQANQDLLERLKIKQEEIRKRLPSKPLFPASLHKKKPTEISVPVPKRGKENQVGAVKAAADPAVLVSVEPRAHAARAALCSSLGHVMLSRNGRGEKQQQAKMQKEVGLDSSFPGKEQNVLPVSTIITYGRETSRVDRDDHVSKSPEKESFLLGHRENRKQSILLHSLQETDQLTAHRDPSLSKIQNEETSKLVLIKEPITPKSILLTSQSKELKKEAGHVTFQSEPEEYTIPANSWSARPFLGYDWIAGLLDTNSSVAEKSDQYFAELKAFRQANKEACVHEPHLEPKALDSVFPEQEPDLITSSHKCVYCYRLNQRLFTVPVDSESACPMCKIPRTYWPPETREEPAYIRVSIPRSTLMPAYKYKVHRRKSFEPADNLALPSHCLVGWENVISSSNPRLSSLDLRTSLKDKTSHHPHLSLVSRVSGGTRTDQLLNLAHLSHFRFSSASQQREQDKHGHYRAPPI, from the exons ATGGAGTTAGAGCACCTGAAGAAGCTGCGGCAGGCCAACCAGGACCTTCTAGAAAGACTCAAAATAAAGcaggaagagatcagaaaaagacTTCCCAGCAAGCCACTCTTTCCAGCATCTCTTCATAAAAAAAAACCTACCGAAATATCTGTCCCTGTGCCCAAGAGAGGG AAGGAAAATCAAGTTGGTGCTGTGAAGGCTGCAGCTGATCCTGCAGTGTTGGTTTCTGTGGAACCCAGAGCTcatgcagccagggcagccctcTGCTCATCACTTGGACATGTGATGCTCAGCAGGAATGGCAGAGGGGAAAAGCAACAGCAAGCAAAGATGCAGAAAGAAGTAGGTTTGGATTCCAGCTTCCCTGGGAAAGAGCAAAATGTTTTGCCAGTGTCCACAATCATTACATATGGCAGAGAAACATCCAGAGTGGATAGGGATGACCATGTCTCAAAAAGTCCAGAGAAAGAATCCTTCCTTCTGGGGCACAGAGAGAACAGAAAACAGTCCATTCTCCTACACAGTCTTCAAGAGACAGACCAGCTTACAGCTCATCGGGACCCATCACTgagcaaaatacaaaatgaagagACCAGCAAGCTTGTACTCATTAAAGAGCCCATAACCCCTAAATCAATCCTGCTGACATCTCAATCCAAAGAGTTGAAG aaGGAAGCTGGTCATGTGACTTTTCAATCTGAGCCTGAAGAATACACCATCCCTGCGAATAGCTGGTCTGCACGTCCTTTCCTGGGCTATGACTGGATAGCAG GACTCCTAGATACAAACTCCTCAGTAGCAGAAAAATCTGATCAATACTTTGCTGAGCTGAAAGCATTTCGACAGGCCAACAAAGAAGCATGTGTCCATGAGCCCCACCTGGA gcCCAAGGCTCTGGATTCTGTATTTCCTGAGCAGGAACCAGATTTGATAACCAGTTCCCATAAGT GTGTTTACTGTTATCGGTTAAACCAGCGCCTCTTCACTGTCCCTGTGGATTCAGAATCTGCCTGCCCCATGTGCAAGATCCCACGAACCTACTGGCCCCCAGAGACTCGGGAAGAGCCAGCCTACATCAG GGTCAGCATTCCCAGGTCTACCCTTATGCCTGCCTACAAATATAAAGTCCATCGCAGGAAAAGCTTTGAACCTGCCGACAACCTCGCTTTACCCTCG CATTGCCTGGTTGGCTGGGAAAATGTCATCTCTTCCAGTAACCCCAGGCTCAGCAGTTTGGATCTGCGGACTTCACTGAAAGACAAGACTTCTCATCATCCTCACCTG AGCTTGGTGTCCAGAGTGTCAGGAGGAACCAGGACTGACCAGCTCCTAAACCTGGCCCACTTGTCACACTTCAGATTTAGCAGTGCTTCTCAGCAGAGGGAGCAAGACAAACATGGACACTACAGAGCACCTCCAATTTAA